A single genomic interval of Camelina sativa cultivar DH55 chromosome 11, Cs, whole genome shotgun sequence harbors:
- the LOC104723911 gene encoding uncharacterized protein LOC104723911, which produces MESSNGEVLTMDSLTIEEKNDIYVKIAGISKLGRVFGRGSLQSGISMSLDGSAVPPQATEEVGTLMLRDQELEMELQKSREDNVVIQKRLDSMEKLIQSFAGPSGSNAAAPQTSMGVGSFAHAT; this is translated from the exons ATGGAGTCCTCTAATGGAGAGGTTTTGACAATGGATTCTCTGACCATCGAGGAGAAAAATGACATCTATGTTAAG attGCTGGTATATCGAAACTAGGTCGTGTATTTGGACGTGGATCACTCCAAAGTGGGATTTCTATGTCTTTGGATGGTTCGGCTGTGCCCCCTCAAGCTACTGAAGAAGTAGGAACATTAATGCTAAGAGATCAAGAGCTGGAAATGGAATTGCAAAAGAGTCGTGAAGATAATGTGGTTATTCAGAAACGACTTGATTCTATGGAGAAACTGATTCAATCATTTGCAGGTCCCAGTGGATCAAATGCAGCAGCTCCACAAACTTCCATGGGTGTTGGTTCGTTTGCTCATGCTACGTAG